A window of the Gossypium arboreum isolate Shixiya-1 chromosome 2, ASM2569848v2, whole genome shotgun sequence genome harbors these coding sequences:
- the LOC108466987 gene encoding phospholipase D alpha 4 gives MESKQKFLHGTLEASIFDATPYTPSFPFNCMIANGKPTYVTIKLDNKKVAKTTLERDRVWNQTFQILCAHPPDSTITITMKTKCSILGKFSIQARQILMDSSLINGFFPLQLENGKTSPEVKLRFMLWFKPAEFEPTWGRVIDGRGFQGLRNATFPQRSDCNVKLYQDVHHTSAFQPPFSSFSSAPTKLWEDVYKAIEGAKHLVYIAGWSFNPNMALVRDPETSIPHARGVKLGELLKRKAEEGVAVRIMLWNDETSLPFIKNQGVMRTHDEDAFAYFKHTKVVCKLCPRLHHKFPTLFAHHQKTVTVDTRAAYGSLINDREIMSFVGGVDLCDGRYDTEEHSLFRTLNMESHCFDFYQTNISGASLHKGGPREPWHDAHACITGEAARDVLANFEERWNKQCDPSLLPPINSIPNLIRQPFSSSNPDESDDRNWKVQVFRSIDHVSTNQLSKNLTVEQSIHEAYVEAIRRADRFIYIENQYFIGGCHLWDKDKKSGCRNLIPIEIALKVASKIKAKERFAVYILIPMWPEGVPESEPVHDILHWTRQTMEMMYRLIGEAIKESGGQEHPCDYLNFFCLANREKESKEEFVPPHSPHPSTQYWKAQKHRRFMVYVHSKVMIVDDLYILIGSANVNQRSMDGQRDTEIAIGCYQLPPGNPEINSATPRSIHDYRMALWYEHTELADDIFMKPQSLECVQKIRSVGDQMWQIYANEDIADMEGVHLVTYPVNVTVDGLVEDVVGGEGNFPDTNTPVKGRRSKVLPPVFTT, from the exons ATGGAGAGTAAGCAAAAGTTCCTCCATGGAACACTTGAAGCCTCCATCTTTGATGCAACACCTTACACACCTTCCTTTCCCTTCAAT TGTATGATTGCAAATGGAAAGCCAACCTACGTTACGATCAAGCTGGACAATAAGAAGGTAGCAAAGACAACCCTGGAACGAGATCGTGTATGGAACCAAACATTTCAAATTCTGTGTGCTCATCCACCTGATTCAACCATCACCATTACAATGAAAACAAAGTGTTCCATCTTAGGCAAATTCAGCATCCAGGCAAGGCAAATACTAATGGACTCAAGTTTGATCAATGGCTTCTTTCCTCTCCAACTTGAAAATGGTAAAACCAGCCCAGAAGTAAAGCTGAGGTTCATGTTGTGGTTCAAACCAGCGGAGTTTGAACCAACATGGGGAAGAGTGATTGACGGTAGAGGATTCCAGGGGCTTCGAAACGCTACTTTTCCTCAACGCTCCGATTGCAATGTGAAGCTTTATCAAGACGTCCACCATACCTCAGCTTTTCAGCCTccattttcttccttctcttctgcTCCAACAAAACTGTGGGAGGATGTATATAAGGCCATTGAGGGTGCTAAACATTTGGTTTACATTGCAGGCTGGTCTTTCAATCCAAATATGGCTTTG GTCCGGGATCCTGAAACAAGTATTCCACATGCAAGAGGGGTAAAACTTGGTGAATTGTTGAAACGAAAAGCTGAAGAAGGTGTAGCAGTGAGGATTATGCTTTGGAACGATGAAACTTCCTTACCATTTATCAAGAACCAAGGAGTAATGAGAACGCATGATGAAGACGCTTTTGCATATTTCAAACACACCAAAGTCGTATGCAAATTATGCCCAAGATTGCACCATAAGTTCCCCACACTCTTTGCTCACCATCAAAAGACCGTGACAGTTGATACCAGAGCCGCCTACGGTTCGTTGATCAACGACAGAGAAATCATGAGCTTTGTCGGTGGAGTTGATCTCTGTGACGGCCGATACGACACCGAAGAACATTCATTGTTTCGAACACTTAACATGGAATCTCATTGTTTCGACTTCTATCAAACCAACATCTCCGGGGCTAGCCTTCACAAAGGAGGGCCAAGGGAGCCATGGCATGACGCCCACGCATGTATCACTGGGGAAGCTGCTCGGGATGTGCTTGCCAATTTCGAGGAACGCTGGAATAAGCAATGTGACCCTTCTTTATTACCGCCTATAAACTCAATACCCAATCTCATACGACAGCCCTTTTCTTCAAGCAACCCTGACGAGAGCGACGACCGGAATTGGAAGGTACAAGTTTTTAGATCAATCGACCATGTGTCGACGAACCAATTGTCTAAAAACTTAACTGTGGAGCAAAGCATCCATGAAGCATACGTAGAAGCAATAAGGCGAGCTGACAGGTTCATATATATAGAAAATCAATATTTCATAGGGGGATGTCATTTATGGGATAAAGATAAGAAGTCAGGGTGTAGAAACTTGATTCCAATAGAGATTGCACTTAAAGTGGCAAGCAAAATCAAAGCGAAAGAGAGGTTTGCTGTGTATATATTGATACCAATGTGGCCTGAAGGAGTGCCTGAGAGCGAACCGGTACATGATATATTGCATTGGACAAGGCAAACCATGGAAATGATGTATAGATTGATCGGTGAAGCCATAAAAGAAAGCGGTGGACAAGAACACCCCTGTGATTACTTGAACTTCTTTTGTCTTGCAAATAGGGAAAAAGAGAGCAAAGAAGAGTTCGTTCCTCCACATTCCCCTCACCCTTCCACACAATACTGGAAGGCCCAAAAGCATAGGAGGTTCATGGTTTATGTCCACTCCAAGGTGATGATAG TGGATGATTTATACATTCTGATAGGATCCGCCAATGTGAACCAAAGATCCATGGACGGTCAACGAGACACAGAAATTGCAATCGGATGCTATCAGTTGCCGCCGGGGAATCCTGAAATCAATTCTGCAACTCCTAGAAGTATCCATGATTATCGAATGGCCTTATGGTATGAGCATACCGAACTTGCTGATGACATATTTATGAAGCCGCAGAGCCTGGAATGCGTGCAAAAAATACGTTCAGTAGGTGACCAAATGTGGCAAATCTATGCAAATGAAGACATAGCGGACATGGAAGGAGTTCACCTTGTCACTTACCCTGTCAACGTCACAGTCGATGGTTTGGTTGAGGATGTTGTTGGCGGTGAGGGGAACTTCCCAGACACGAATACACCAGTCAAAGGAAGACGATCCAAAGTGCTACCACCGGTATTCACAACCTAG
- the LOC108466986 gene encoding protein FLX-like 3, whose product MAGRNRVPREAFNDRRGFPPERPFFRGPPLPQPPHPALLEEELEMQHAEIRKLLTDNHRLVEDRMAIQQELVAAKEEIHRLNLVIGEIRAEQELHSRGLIEKGLKLEADLRATEPLKKEAMQLRSEVQKLNNVNQDLTGQVQTLKKDITRLQADNQQIPILRAEVDGLHQELMRARTAIDYEKKANIELMEQRQAMEKNMVSMAREVEKLRAELSSVDARPWAAGAPYGMKFNSSEGAFPAGYGAHLGAADKGPFYGPGPASWEKPRMNRR is encoded by the exons ATGGCTGGGAGAAACCGCGTTCCTCGTGAAGCCTTCAATGACCGGCGTGGATTCCCCCCCGAGAGGCCGTTCTTTCGTGGTCCTCCTCTGCCACAGCCACCTCATCCTGCGTTGTTGGAGGAAGAACTTGAAATGCAGCATGCTGAAATTCGAAAGCTTTTGACTGATAACCACAGGCTGGTAGAAGATCGAATGGCTATACAACAAGAGCTTGTGGCTGCAAAGGAGGAAATTCATCGTTTGAATCTTGTCATTGGTGAAATTCGTGCAGAACAGGAACTGCATTCAAGGGGACTTATTGAAAAAGGCTTGAAACTGGAGGCAGATCTTCGTGCAACTGAGCCACTGAAAAAAGAGGCTATGCAACTCCGCTCAGAAGTTCAGAAACTGAATAACGTTAATCAGGATCTAACTGGCCAGGTTCAGACTCTCAAGAAGGATATTACTCGGCTGCAAGCTGATAATCAGCAGATTCCTATTCTCAGAGCAGAAGTTGATGGCTTGCACCAGGAGTTGATGCGTGCAAG GACTGCTATTGATTATGAAAAAAAGGCAAACATTGAGCTGATGGAACAGAGACAAGCAATGGAGAAGAACATGGTCTCCATGGCACGTGAAGTTGAAAAGCTACGTGCAGAACTTTCTAGTGTGGATGCTAGACCATGGGCTGCAG GTGCACCGTATGGGATGAAATTCAACAGTTCAGAGGGCGCTTTTCCAGCTGGATATGGGGCTCATCTG GGTGCTGCTGACAAGGGTCCTTTTTACGGACCTGGCCCTGCTTCTTGGGAGAAGCCACGCATGAATCGTCGCTAG